TAGACacacttcttttcttctttttcctcagttaGTTTGATGCAGTTTCCAAGGGCTGATAAGACAACTGACATGCAGACATTTCAACAGCAATGTACAGAAGACTGTTACAGCGCTAGCAGCCCCTGTACTTTCAATACACTGCCATAAATTTGCTCAATTCAACTCCCGTGAGACATCTTTTTACACCCACGCTACCTTCATTGttaataaatgctaatgtttacGATACACCTCAATCATCAAACGTGGCCAAACAAGCTAAGTTAGATGCACCATGGCATGACAACTAGTTAGCTGAGTGGCACAGCACTAACAGATGTGTTACAGAAGCTCTTGCTCTGTACGTGGACTACGTTAATGTTAGGCTGCTTTAAAAGTCTGTCTTTTAAACTGGTGCGAAGGAGCCGGACACATAGGGTACAAAACAATATAATTTAAGAGAGCAAATTAGCTAACCATGTCTTCTCCCAGCTGACTAGCTAAGTTAGCGTTAGCAACGCCAGACCTGCAGCAGACGAAGATTAGCTAGCTTATCGCTAGTTAGCTGCGGTTAGCTAGCAGTCGCCGTAGGCATGCAAGGCGATAGCTAACGTTAACGGCTAGTTAACGTTGAGCATTAACTTACGAACCTTATCCATCAGCTTCCAGCATTTCTCCACCGTCTTTTTGTCCACGGCCCCGGGCTGGTGATGGGAGTGGAGGTGGTGATGGTGTGGCTGGAAGGCATCCTTCATCATTCCGATGAGCCCCCCGCCTTTCTTCAGGTTCCCTGCCATGTTCGGGCTCGGCTAGGGTCGGCCAGAGCGGCAGACAGGCGAGGCAGGGCAGGGGTCAGTGGGACCGAACCGCCGCCTGGAGTTAGCTGGACCGGGCGATGGTGATCCGGCACCCCCCGGCGAGGACAGCGCCCGACTGGCGAATCCGAGCCAGGGTCCGACGGGGGGTAGAGGGAGGGACGGGTGACTATCGGATAAAGGACCCCATCAGTAAACCTAACACCAGTCTGTCAGATAAATGTCCCGATTGTGACTAAGACAACCCCTCACTCACTCAACCCCGTGCAAGCcgctgtgtgctgcagctaGCTGCGCTGCTCGGTCTATACAAGGACCCACGCAGGCTAATTAGCAGAGCACCAGACCTGTCTCTGCTCGCCCTCAGCTGGAGGACAATGGCACCGTTTCTCTGCCCAGAAGCCTTGCGGACTGGAGTGCGCCCTCTCCTCTTGACAAACCCCGTTGTCGTTCCCCTTTTTTCGTGAgcggcagcagctcctctcgCCTGTGCCGTTTCTTGACGGGAAGTTCAGCGGCTGTGTGACAACGTCAGCCCTCCTCTGCGGGCTGTGAGGCTGACGACAGAGAGCACTCACCgatgagagggggaggaagtTGCACTAAAAACTGCGAAAGCCTCACGGACATACACGGGAACAGGGGCGAATAAATAAATGTGGGAATTAAACATTGCccagtatttttctgtttccccCCGTGACGTGTATGTGTGgccctttcctttcctgtacGTCCCCTTCCgttcgcccccccccccaaaaaaaacccaaactcCACGCCTTCCCTCTGCGCGTTCACGATCGATGAATGTAGTCGGCCGCGCGCCTCTGCCTGCACAGCATTCATGAAACGTTCAAGGGATGCTGAATGCAGCCCTGAATGCTCGCAGCGCTGGCCTTGGTCACCCCTGACAACAAAGGACGCTTTGACATGTCTCACTAAAAGCGCGGATCCGATTACATGGCCTGTGTGCACGAGCTAAAAAGGCAACGGCGCCCCAGTCAagttgtgattggctgttatTGAAGTCAATCAGCTATCAATCAAGCTGAACAGCTAGTGCCATGGGAACTCACTCAGCAACCAGAGCCCAGCAACAAAGGCTCATCCCtgtgtgttgtcagtgtgtggcCCGCGAGTGTCTGGTTTGTGTGCTCTAAGGTGTCAACAGGCAGCTTGCAGGAAGCAAACATGTctccaaagaaaaaaacaaaaaagaccaCAAAGAAGGATCCAGAAAGAAGTAACTTTgcttaggattttttttttttttttttttttcattttctggtcTAAAATCATGCTTTTTCTAACAAGTATTATTGTCTTGTTGCAGGGGAAAATGACTTGGAGGCAAAGTATAGGCGCAGTACTCTGGATATAGCCATCCTACAGGATCACATTGGTGAGCAGCAGTTTTCAGTTGCTTTATGTAATGCAGGTTATGTTTATATGTTAGTCACAGACCTTTGTTATTCATGTGTGCTGTATATCACATCCAGGGGCAAACTAATGAATAACACTCCTAATAAAGTACAAATCCATACCCTGTCTTACTCCGTGTTCTGCTGCGGTAATGTCTGATGTACCAtgtttcattattgattaactTATTGATCATTTAGTCTATTCAGTGgaagaaaatggtgaaaaatttCCCTAACAATTTCTCTGGAGTCCAGAACTCAAGCTGAAATTGCAATtgtagaaaacacagaaaaccgTCACATTTGATAAGCTGGAACTAGGAAACTTTTGGCCTTTTTGCTTGATATGTGACGTATACAGAAACTCAGTTACCGGAATTATAGTTGTGATTATCTGTTGATCAGCTTATTGATTAACTGACAAATCATTATAACACTACATATATCATACCAAAAAAACGGAGTAAATgtataaatacatttacttataTGAGCAGCAGTCCTACTAGCACTCTTCTCtgatatttccattttgtgagaCCAGGCTGAGActcaaacatgtttgaaatgggAAAAATATATCATTTTCTAATCTAAATTCTGATGGTAGAATTATTACAAATATTACTTTTCAGATAAAGGGTTTACATGCGGAACATACTCTAAGTGCATATGTTACTGTTTAAAGTAGTTGGAGTTAACTAGATGCATTTACTCAAAAACTGTGCTTCAGCGTGAttctgaggtatttgtactttactagTACTACTTTGTGccactttctacttctactccactacatggaggaaaggaggaaatgttgtCATTGAGAGTAATACCATAATGTAGTTCAATCAAAGGAGCCATGTTTCTGCATCAGTACTTTTTCTTGACTGCATTTTGTTGATAATACTTTTATTAAAGCAAGTTTTTGAATGCTTGGAATGGAGTACCTGAATACTTCACCCACCAGTGGACGCTCGACTAGCTCCATCTGTACCACCTGCAGCAGTAAATTACATGTTAAAGCAAAAATATTGACCGCAAAACTGTAACTGGAGTATTTCTGCAAAGGGTTATTGCCAATTCtgcttaagaaaaaaaagccacagGTCTatattcatgcatgcatgtgtttgtgtgattacCACAGCCTTACAGACTGAGTCAGTTCTAAAGGTCCAGTCTGATAGAGTTGACCTGAGGAGACGCATGAGGGACATGGAGCAGAAGCTGCAGCACGAGAGACAAGACCACAGAGACATCAGCTCTGGTACGGAAGAGACGGGGCATGAATCAACAATTAGTCTCTCTTTTAATAACCTGAAATAATGCGTGGATTCCTCTGGGGGTGAGGACAAGGGGCGTGTTTGCCAAGGTTAGGGTAATTTTTGAGGAACAAAAAGTCTAATTAGCTGGGTGCCTAAGCTGATTGCTGCATTAGCCTTTCAAAGTGAATTAGCAATGAAGGCTAAGTCGGACATCATTGACACAAATGTCTTTCTAGACCTCAGTCGCCAGTACAAAACCATGCAGACAGAGCTGACCAACAGGGTGAAGAGGCTGGAGAAGGAGGTCAGCCAGCTGAGGGAAGAGCATGGTATGAATATATACATTTCTATACTTAAATGAATAAAGACATGGGCAGTGAGTCCCAAATCAAAAGTGACGGCATGTCAGTATGCATTTGTCTGTCTAGTCCTGTGTCAGGAGgaactgaggagagagagaagacagcgTGAGCAGGTGGAACAGGA
This genomic interval from Chaetodon trifascialis isolate fChaTrf1 chromosome 9, fChaTrf1.hap1, whole genome shotgun sequence contains the following:
- the drc12 gene encoding dynein regulatory complex protein 12, producing MSPKKKTKKTTKKDPERRENDLEAKYRRSTLDIAILQDHIALQTESVLKVQSDRVDLRRRMRDMEQKLQHERQDHRDISSDLSRQYKTMQTELTNRVKRLEKEVSQLREEHVLCQEELRRERRQREQVEQEKNATIADLQHKLDNMERDYEKILLETVDSMSSQLCVARRGWQDKSTTLHQNYKELLSEFGLNALDI